A region of Gemmatimonadaceae bacterium DNA encodes the following proteins:
- a CDS encoding AcvB/VirJ family lysyl-phosphatidylglycerol hydrolase encodes MTVARRIAVALTVGLAAAPIRAQVPSSLADLPLTEVPAAGSGHFFTVFLTGDGGWVALDQGVSAQLAAAGIPVVGFNQRTYLWSGKTPAQAAADLARIITAYHAKWHRDSVIVIGYSRGAGIAPFAVNRLPPALRASVKLVVLIGSERTAGFHFRMRDLLSSTPAPGDPPLMPEIRAMGAMPLICFYGEDEKETICPELAPPAVVVKMSGGHHLDGAYPEIGRRIVGMIR; translated from the coding sequence ATGACCGTTGCACGCCGCATCGCCGTCGCCCTCACCGTCGGACTCGCCGCGGCGCCCATCCGTGCGCAGGTGCCGTCGTCCCTCGCCGACCTCCCCCTCACTGAAGTCCCGGCCGCGGGGAGCGGTCATTTCTTCACCGTCTTCCTCACCGGCGATGGCGGCTGGGTGGCGCTCGACCAGGGTGTGTCGGCCCAGCTGGCCGCGGCCGGAATCCCCGTCGTCGGATTCAACCAGCGCACGTACCTGTGGTCCGGCAAGACGCCCGCACAGGCCGCCGCCGATCTCGCCCGCATCATCACGGCATACCACGCCAAGTGGCACCGCGATTCCGTCATCGTCATCGGCTACTCGCGCGGCGCCGGCATCGCCCCGTTCGCCGTGAACCGGCTGCCCCCCGCCCTGCGCGCGAGCGTGAAGCTCGTCGTGCTCATCGGCAGCGAACGCACCGCCGGCTTCCATTTCCGCATGCGCGATCTCCTGTCGTCCACCCCCGCGCCCGGCGACCCGCCGCTGATGCCCGAAATCAGGGCGATGGGCGCGATGCCGCTCATCTGCTTCTACGGCGAAGATGAGAAGGAGACCATCTGCCCCGAACTCGCACCGCCGGCGGTGGTGGTGAAGATGAGCGGCGGGCATCATCTGGATGGGGCGTACCCGGAGATTGGACGGCGGATTGTGGGGATGATTCGGTAG